The sequence GCACGTCGGTGAACCCGCCGGTCGAGGCACCAAAGTCAGCGCAGATCCGGTCCCGGATGTCAAGGGCGAACTGCTCCAGCGCCCAGTCCAGCTTCTCGCCACCCCGGCTGACGAAGCGGGGACGCTCGCGGAGGTCGAGTGGCGCGTCGGGTGGGAGGAGGGTTCCCGGCTTGTCGATGACGCGGTCGCCCGAGCGCACCGCCCCCGCCATGATCATCGCCCGCGCTCGGCTGCGAGTCTCGGCCAATCCCCGCGCGACCAGCAACTCGTCCGCGCGAACCCGCTTGCTCATCGGTGCGCCGCTCACCTCTGCTCGACCGCGCGGTGGAACCGGCTCGTCTGGGCGTGGCAGAGGGCCACGGCGAGGGCGTCGGCTGCGTCGTCCGGCTTTGGTACCTCGTCGAGGTTCAGGAGGATCCGCACCATCTCCTGCATCTGCGCCTTGTCTGCCTTGCCGTACCCGGCCACGGCCTGCTTGACCTCGGCCGGCTTGTACTCCACGACCGGCACCCCCGCCTGCGCAGCCGCAAGGAGAACCACACCCCGCGCCTGGCCGACCGAGAGGGCAGTCGTGACATTGCGCGAGAAGAACAGTTCCTCGATCACGACGACATCCGGCGCGTGGCGACGCAGGAGCGTACTCAACCCTTCGTAGAGCTTCAGCAGCCGCGCGGGCATGCGCTCCGACGACGGAGTGGAGAGTACGCCGTACTCCAGCGCCAGCGGCTCGTCATTCCCCACAACCAGCCCATAACCCAGCAGTGCTGTTCCCGGGTCGACACCCAGGATGATCTCCCCACGCTCGCTCATCGCCGCGCGCCACCCTCGCGGGAGTCGACTGGGTGAATCGGCAGACGATCCGCCTGTGCCGCCCCGCTTACGACGAGGCATGGGTTACGGGATGTACCGTTCGGCAACCACATCCCCCTCCCGCTTGCAATTCGGAAACTTTCCGGGTATACTGGTAGGTAAGAGTTGAAACAAGGGGCGGCATGATCGGAATGCGACGGACAATCCACGTGCATACCCTCGATTCGGTTGGGTGACCCAGCGTGCCCAGGCCCCAGTGGCCCGGGATTTTTTTATCTAATGTACTCGCCCTCAGGCGGTTTCGGCGCCTTGAGAAGGTGGTGAAGAAGAGTATGGATGCGAGCCTGATCGCACGGGGCAAGGATCGCGGGTACTTGCTCTCCGATGAAATCATCGCCGCATTCCCGAACGCTGAGGAGAATGTCGAGTCCCTCGACGAATTCTATAGCACCCTGGTAGAGCAGGGAATCGAAGTCCTCGACCAAGAGCCGACCAACGGCAACGGTACCACAGCCTCCCTTTCCGAGCGCACCGCGTCCCAGCCCGCTCCCGCATCACCAACCATCGATACTCGCCAAGACGTTGCTGACGCAGTCAGCGTCAGCGACTCGGTCCGCCTCTACCTCCAGGAGATCGGCGAAACGAGTCTGCTCACCATGGAGGAGGAAGTCTGGCTGGCCAAGCGCATGGAGCGCGGCAAGATCGCCGAGGAGCGCCTGGCAAACGGCGACTACGCCTCCGAAGCCGAGCGCGCCGAACTCCTGGCCGACAAGGAGGACGGCGAGAAGGCCCGGGCACACCTGATCCAGGCGAACCTCCGCCTCGTGGTGAGCGTCGCCAAGAAGTACGTCGGCCGCGGCCTCTCCTTCCTGGACCTCATCCAGGAGGGTAACATCGGCCTGATGAAGGCCACCGACAAGTTCGATTACAAGCGCGGCTTCAAGTTCTCCACCTACGCCACCTGGTGGATCAGGCAGGCGATCACCCGCGCAATCTCCGATCAGAGCCGCACCATCCGCCTCCCCGTCCACGTCGGCGAGACCATCAACCGAGTTAAGAAGACCAGCCAGCGACTGCAACAGATCTTCGAGCGCGAACCGACCTTCGAAGAGGTCGCGCGCGCCATGGACATCCCTGAGGAGAAGGTGCGGCAGGTGCTGGACGCCTCCCGCCACCCCGTCTCCCTCGAAGCGCCCGTGGGCCAGGAGGGCGATGCCT is a genomic window of Sphaerobacter thermophilus DSM 20745 containing:
- the ruvC gene encoding crossover junction endodeoxyribonuclease RuvC produces the protein MSERGEIILGVDPGTALLGYGLVVGNDEPLALEYGVLSTPSSERMPARLLKLYEGLSTLLRRHAPDVVVIEELFFSRNVTTALSVGQARGVVLLAAAQAGVPVVEYKPAEVKQAVAGYGKADKAQMQEMVRILLNLDEVPKPDDAADALAVALCHAQTSRFHRAVEQR
- the rpoD gene encoding RNA polymerase sigma factor RpoD; amino-acid sequence: MDASLIARGKDRGYLLSDEIIAAFPNAEENVESLDEFYSTLVEQGIEVLDQEPTNGNGTTASLSERTASQPAPASPTIDTRQDVADAVSVSDSVRLYLQEIGETSLLTMEEEVWLAKRMERGKIAEERLANGDYASEAERAELLADKEDGEKARAHLIQANLRLVVSVAKKYVGRGLSFLDLIQEGNIGLMKATDKFDYKRGFKFSTYATWWIRQAITRAISDQSRTIRLPVHVGETINRVKKTSQRLQQIFEREPTFEEVARAMDIPEEKVRQVLDASRHPVSLEAPVGQEGDAFLGDFIEDDTMPPPLELASQELLKHQISDALSKLTERERRIIILRFGLEDGQFRTLEEVGREFGITRERIRQIEAKALRKLRHPTYSHRLRGYLD